A single genomic interval of Electrophorus electricus isolate fEleEle1 chromosome 4, fEleEle1.pri, whole genome shotgun sequence harbors:
- the clasrp gene encoding CLK4-associating serine/arginine rich protein isoform X2, translated as MWQEARKHERKLRGMMVDYKRRGERRREYYEKIKKDPAQFLQVHGRTYKIHLDSAVALAAESPVNMMPWQGDPNNMIDRFDVRAHLDYIPMYTPTLLNTTTPEQESEERKCNYERYRGLVQNDFANISEEQCLYQIYVDELYGGLQKPNEDEKKKLAEKKAQIGYTYEDSTVPEQDARSDKGDEENSENSESEEDEVIPDIDVEVDVDELSPEQVMELNKMATPYGMADGDFVWMLRKDKEEVEAIKHAKALEAEKAMYSGRRSRRQRREFREKYMKGRQISPPSYARRDSPTYDPYKRPQSESSSESRSRSRSPGNDKITFITSFGGSDEEGAATTQALPSAQSSHAPSNPAGHSRGSRRRSSSSRSSYSSRSSSRRSSRSSSRSRRGRRVRGGRDRDGRYSRSHSRRRSDSRSRQRGGGGGASSSRRRYERTRSRSTERDRDRGRHYAPRRRTRSRSLSRSVDRSRRGGRSSRSRSHSRSADRSRRCGRGSGYRRGGASSSRSPSRSLPTSRSPSPSSRSSQAATTALSDKLRKPDTPGGKETGAAKPKMTPQEKLKLRMQRALNKQSKADKKAAQVKIQQQEHKRQEREGVLRAMARKIRMKEKLTDDVCCRERERREKERDEWERQYGRQSHSPSPSSKYGRDYSSSRRRSRSRSRSPYYRY; from the exons ATGTGGCAGGAGGCTCGCAAACATGAGCGCAAGTTGCGCGGTATGATGGTGGACTACAAGCGCCGTGGGGAGCGACGGCGGGAATACTATGAAAAAATC AAGAAGGATCCAGCCCAGTTCCTGCAGGTTCATGGCCGTACCTATAAAATCCACCTCGATTCGGCTGTAGCCCTGGCTGCTGAGAGTCCTGTCAACAT GATGCCTTGGCAGGGAGACCCCAATAACATGATTGACAGGTTCGATGTGAGGGCGCACCTGGACTACATTCCTATGTACACACCTACTCTTTTAAACACCAC TACCCCTGAGCAGGAGTCTGAGGAAAGGAAATGCAATTATGAACGCTACAGAGGCCTGGTGCAGAATGATTTTGCAAATA TCTCTGAGGAGCAGTGTTTGTACCAGATATATGTGGATGAACTATATGGTGGCCTACAAAAACCAAATGAGGACGAGAAGAAAAA GCTGGCTGAAAAGAAGGCTCAGATCGGCTACACGTATGAGGACAGCACAGTACCCGAACAGGATGCGCGGTCAGACAAAGGAGATGAGGAGAACTCGGAGAACAGCGAGTCAGAAGAGGATGAAGTGATCCCTGACATCG ATGTTGAGGTCGACGTGGACGAGCTGAGCCCGGAGCAGGTGATGGAGCTAAACAAGATGGCCACGCCATACGGCATGGCAGACGGAGACTTTGTCTG GATGTTGAGAAAGGACAAAGAGGAAGTGGAGGCCATAAAGCATGCCAAAGCACTGGAGGCAGAAAAGGCAATGTACTCG GGCCGGCGATCCcgcagacagaggagagagttCCGGGAGAAGTATATGAAGGGCAGGCAAATCAGCCCTCCCAG cTATGCCAGAAGAGACAGCCCGACCTATGACCCCTACAAACG ACCCCAGTCTGAGTCAAGTTCAGAGTCGCGCTCTCGCTCGCGTTCCCCAGGCAACGATAAGATCACCTTCATTACCAGCTTTGGGGGCAGTGACGAAGAGGGTGCCGCGACCACACAAGCCCTGCCTTCTGCACAGTCAAGCCACGCCCCCTCCAACCCTGCAGGTCATAGCAGGGGCTCCCG GAGGCGTTCCTCCTCCAGTCGTTCTTCCTACTCCTCGCGCTCCTCCTCGCGCCGTTCGTCCCGCTCATCCTCCCGGTCTAGGCGTGGACGGCGTGTGCGTGGGGGCCGCGACCGCGATGGGCGATACTCGCGATCACACTCGAGGCGGCGCTCTGACTCCAGATCACGGCAGCGTGGAGGAGGCGGTGGTGCCAGCAGCTCCAGGAGACGCTACGAGCGCACGCGCTCCCgctccacagagagagaccgggaCAGGGGGAGGCACTATGCACCACGCAGGCGAACTAG GTCGCGCTCTCTTTCACGGTCAGTTGACCGCAGTCGCCGAGGTGGGCGGAGTTCTCggtctcgctctcactctcgctcAGCTGACCGTAGCCGCCGATGTGGGCGGGGTTCTGGTTACAGGAGGGGCGGAGCCAGCAGCAGTCGAAGCCCATCCCGCTCCCTTCCCACCAGCCGTAGCCCCTCCCCGTCCTCCCGCTCCAGCCAGGCCGCGACAACCGCTCTCTCTGACAAACTGAGAAA GCCTGACACTCCGGGTGGTAAAGAGACGGGAGCTGCCAAA CCCAAGATGACCCCCCAAGAAAAGCTGAAGCTTCGCATGCAGAGGGCCCTCAACAAACAAT CCAAGGCGGATAAGAAGGCAGCACAGGTCAAAATCCAGCAGCAGGAGCACAAACGAcag GAACGAGAAGGAGTCCTAAGAGCTATGGCACGCAAAATACGCATGAA AGAAAAGCTGACGGATGATGTGTGTTGCAGGGAGCGAGAGCggcgggagaaagagagggacgAGTGGGAGCGTCAGTATGGCCGTCAAAGCCACTCGCCTTCCCCAAGCTCCAAATACG GTCGAGATTACAGTTCATCCAGGCG GAGGTCCCGCTCCAGGTCACGGAGTCCGTACTATCGCTACTGA
- the clasrp gene encoding CLK4-associating serine/arginine rich protein isoform X5 has product MWQEARKHERKLRGMMVDYKRRGERRREYYEKIKKDPAQFLQVHGRTYKIHLDSAVALAAESPVNMMPWQGDPNNMIDRFDVRAHLDYIPMYTPTLLNTTTPEQESEERKCNYERYRGLVQNDFANISEEQCLYQIYVDELYGGLQKPNEDEKKKLAEKKAQIGYTYEDSTVPEQDARSDKGDEENSENSESEEDEVIPDIDVEVDVDELSPEQVMELNKMATPYGMADGDFVWMLRKDKEEVEAIKHAKALEAEKAMYSGRRSRRQRREFREKYMKGRQISPPSYARRDSPTYDPYKRPQSESSSESRSRSRSPGNDKITFITSFGGSDEEGAATTQALPSAQSSHAPSNPAGHSRGSRRRSSSSRSSYSSRSSSRRSSRSSSRSRRGRRVRGGRDRDGRYSRSHSRRRSDSRSRQRGGGGGASSSRRRYERTRSRSTERDRDRGRHYAPRRRTRSRSLSRSVDRSRRGGRSSRSRSHSRSADRSRRCGRGSGYRRGGASSSRSPSRSLPTSRSPSPSSRSSQAATTALSDKLRKPDTPGGKETGAAKPKMTPQEKLKLRMQRALNKQSKADKKAAQVKIQQQEHKRQEREGVLRAMARKIRMKERERREKERDEWERQYGRQSHSPSPSSKYGRDYSSSRRRSRSRSRSPYYRY; this is encoded by the exons ATGTGGCAGGAGGCTCGCAAACATGAGCGCAAGTTGCGCGGTATGATGGTGGACTACAAGCGCCGTGGGGAGCGACGGCGGGAATACTATGAAAAAATC AAGAAGGATCCAGCCCAGTTCCTGCAGGTTCATGGCCGTACCTATAAAATCCACCTCGATTCGGCTGTAGCCCTGGCTGCTGAGAGTCCTGTCAACAT GATGCCTTGGCAGGGAGACCCCAATAACATGATTGACAGGTTCGATGTGAGGGCGCACCTGGACTACATTCCTATGTACACACCTACTCTTTTAAACACCAC TACCCCTGAGCAGGAGTCTGAGGAAAGGAAATGCAATTATGAACGCTACAGAGGCCTGGTGCAGAATGATTTTGCAAATA TCTCTGAGGAGCAGTGTTTGTACCAGATATATGTGGATGAACTATATGGTGGCCTACAAAAACCAAATGAGGACGAGAAGAAAAA GCTGGCTGAAAAGAAGGCTCAGATCGGCTACACGTATGAGGACAGCACAGTACCCGAACAGGATGCGCGGTCAGACAAAGGAGATGAGGAGAACTCGGAGAACAGCGAGTCAGAAGAGGATGAAGTGATCCCTGACATCG ATGTTGAGGTCGACGTGGACGAGCTGAGCCCGGAGCAGGTGATGGAGCTAAACAAGATGGCCACGCCATACGGCATGGCAGACGGAGACTTTGTCTG GATGTTGAGAAAGGACAAAGAGGAAGTGGAGGCCATAAAGCATGCCAAAGCACTGGAGGCAGAAAAGGCAATGTACTCG GGCCGGCGATCCcgcagacagaggagagagttCCGGGAGAAGTATATGAAGGGCAGGCAAATCAGCCCTCCCAG cTATGCCAGAAGAGACAGCCCGACCTATGACCCCTACAAACG ACCCCAGTCTGAGTCAAGTTCAGAGTCGCGCTCTCGCTCGCGTTCCCCAGGCAACGATAAGATCACCTTCATTACCAGCTTTGGGGGCAGTGACGAAGAGGGTGCCGCGACCACACAAGCCCTGCCTTCTGCACAGTCAAGCCACGCCCCCTCCAACCCTGCAGGTCATAGCAGGGGCTCCCG GAGGCGTTCCTCCTCCAGTCGTTCTTCCTACTCCTCGCGCTCCTCCTCGCGCCGTTCGTCCCGCTCATCCTCCCGGTCTAGGCGTGGACGGCGTGTGCGTGGGGGCCGCGACCGCGATGGGCGATACTCGCGATCACACTCGAGGCGGCGCTCTGACTCCAGATCACGGCAGCGTGGAGGAGGCGGTGGTGCCAGCAGCTCCAGGAGACGCTACGAGCGCACGCGCTCCCgctccacagagagagaccgggaCAGGGGGAGGCACTATGCACCACGCAGGCGAACTAG GTCGCGCTCTCTTTCACGGTCAGTTGACCGCAGTCGCCGAGGTGGGCGGAGTTCTCggtctcgctctcactctcgctcAGCTGACCGTAGCCGCCGATGTGGGCGGGGTTCTGGTTACAGGAGGGGCGGAGCCAGCAGCAGTCGAAGCCCATCCCGCTCCCTTCCCACCAGCCGTAGCCCCTCCCCGTCCTCCCGCTCCAGCCAGGCCGCGACAACCGCTCTCTCTGACAAACTGAGAAA GCCTGACACTCCGGGTGGTAAAGAGACGGGAGCTGCCAAA CCCAAGATGACCCCCCAAGAAAAGCTGAAGCTTCGCATGCAGAGGGCCCTCAACAAACAAT CCAAGGCGGATAAGAAGGCAGCACAGGTCAAAATCCAGCAGCAGGAGCACAAACGAcag GAACGAGAAGGAGTCCTAAGAGCTATGGCACGCAAAATACGCATGAA GGAGCGAGAGCggcgggagaaagagagggacgAGTGGGAGCGTCAGTATGGCCGTCAAAGCCACTCGCCTTCCCCAAGCTCCAAATACG GTCGAGATTACAGTTCATCCAGGCG GAGGTCCCGCTCCAGGTCACGGAGTCCGTACTATCGCTACTGA
- the clasrp gene encoding CLK4-associating serine/arginine rich protein isoform X3: MWQEARKHERKLRGMMVDYKRRGERRREYYEKIKKDPAQFLQVHGRTYKIHLDSAVALAAESPVNMMPWQGDPNNMIDRFDVRAHLDYIPMYTPTLLNTTTPEQESEERKCNYERYRGLVQNDFANISEEQCLYQIYVDELYGGLQKPNEDEKKKLAEKKAQIGYTYEDSTVPEQDARSDKGDEENSENSESEEDEVIPDIDVEVDVDELSPEQVMELNKMATPYGMADGDFVWMLRKDKEEVEAIKHAKALEAEKAMYSGRRSRRQRREFREKYMKGRQISPPSYARRDSPTYDPYKRPQSESSSESRSRSRSPGNDKITFITSFGGSDEEGAATTQALPSAQSSHAPSNPAGHSRGSRRRRSSSSRSSYSSRSSSRRSSRSSSRSRRGRRVRGGRDRDGRYSRSHSRRRSDSRSRQRGGGGGASSSRRRYERTRSRSTERDRDRGRHYAPRRRTRSRSLSRSVDRSRRGGRSSRSRSHSRSADRSRRCGRGSGYRRGGASSSRSPSRSLPTSRSPSPSSRSSQAATTALSDKLRKPDTPGGKETGAAKPKMTPQEKLKLRMQRALNKQSKADKKAAQVKIQQQEHKRQEREGVLRAMARKIRMKERERREKERDEWERQYGRQSHSPSPSSKYGRDYSSSRRRSRSRSRSPYYRY; encoded by the exons ATGTGGCAGGAGGCTCGCAAACATGAGCGCAAGTTGCGCGGTATGATGGTGGACTACAAGCGCCGTGGGGAGCGACGGCGGGAATACTATGAAAAAATC AAGAAGGATCCAGCCCAGTTCCTGCAGGTTCATGGCCGTACCTATAAAATCCACCTCGATTCGGCTGTAGCCCTGGCTGCTGAGAGTCCTGTCAACAT GATGCCTTGGCAGGGAGACCCCAATAACATGATTGACAGGTTCGATGTGAGGGCGCACCTGGACTACATTCCTATGTACACACCTACTCTTTTAAACACCAC TACCCCTGAGCAGGAGTCTGAGGAAAGGAAATGCAATTATGAACGCTACAGAGGCCTGGTGCAGAATGATTTTGCAAATA TCTCTGAGGAGCAGTGTTTGTACCAGATATATGTGGATGAACTATATGGTGGCCTACAAAAACCAAATGAGGACGAGAAGAAAAA GCTGGCTGAAAAGAAGGCTCAGATCGGCTACACGTATGAGGACAGCACAGTACCCGAACAGGATGCGCGGTCAGACAAAGGAGATGAGGAGAACTCGGAGAACAGCGAGTCAGAAGAGGATGAAGTGATCCCTGACATCG ATGTTGAGGTCGACGTGGACGAGCTGAGCCCGGAGCAGGTGATGGAGCTAAACAAGATGGCCACGCCATACGGCATGGCAGACGGAGACTTTGTCTG GATGTTGAGAAAGGACAAAGAGGAAGTGGAGGCCATAAAGCATGCCAAAGCACTGGAGGCAGAAAAGGCAATGTACTCG GGCCGGCGATCCcgcagacagaggagagagttCCGGGAGAAGTATATGAAGGGCAGGCAAATCAGCCCTCCCAG cTATGCCAGAAGAGACAGCCCGACCTATGACCCCTACAAACG ACCCCAGTCTGAGTCAAGTTCAGAGTCGCGCTCTCGCTCGCGTTCCCCAGGCAACGATAAGATCACCTTCATTACCAGCTTTGGGGGCAGTGACGAAGAGGGTGCCGCGACCACACAAGCCCTGCCTTCTGCACAGTCAAGCCACGCCCCCTCCAACCCTGCAGGTCATAGCAGGGGCTCCCG CAGGAGGCGTTCCTCCTCCAGTCGTTCTTCCTACTCCTCGCGCTCCTCCTCGCGCCGTTCGTCCCGCTCATCCTCCCGGTCTAGGCGTGGACGGCGTGTGCGTGGGGGCCGCGACCGCGATGGGCGATACTCGCGATCACACTCGAGGCGGCGCTCTGACTCCAGATCACGGCAGCGTGGAGGAGGCGGTGGTGCCAGCAGCTCCAGGAGACGCTACGAGCGCACGCGCTCCCgctccacagagagagaccgggaCAGGGGGAGGCACTATGCACCACGCAGGCGAACTAG GTCGCGCTCTCTTTCACGGTCAGTTGACCGCAGTCGCCGAGGTGGGCGGAGTTCTCggtctcgctctcactctcgctcAGCTGACCGTAGCCGCCGATGTGGGCGGGGTTCTGGTTACAGGAGGGGCGGAGCCAGCAGCAGTCGAAGCCCATCCCGCTCCCTTCCCACCAGCCGTAGCCCCTCCCCGTCCTCCCGCTCCAGCCAGGCCGCGACAACCGCTCTCTCTGACAAACTGAGAAA GCCTGACACTCCGGGTGGTAAAGAGACGGGAGCTGCCAAA CCCAAGATGACCCCCCAAGAAAAGCTGAAGCTTCGCATGCAGAGGGCCCTCAACAAACAAT CCAAGGCGGATAAGAAGGCAGCACAGGTCAAAATCCAGCAGCAGGAGCACAAACGAcag GAACGAGAAGGAGTCCTAAGAGCTATGGCACGCAAAATACGCATGAA GGAGCGAGAGCggcgggagaaagagagggacgAGTGGGAGCGTCAGTATGGCCGTCAAAGCCACTCGCCTTCCCCAAGCTCCAAATACG GTCGAGATTACAGTTCATCCAGGCG GAGGTCCCGCTCCAGGTCACGGAGTCCGTACTATCGCTACTGA
- the clasrp gene encoding CLK4-associating serine/arginine rich protein isoform X1, translated as MWQEARKHERKLRGMMVDYKRRGERRREYYEKIKKDPAQFLQVHGRTYKIHLDSAVALAAESPVNMMPWQGDPNNMIDRFDVRAHLDYIPMYTPTLLNTTTPEQESEERKCNYERYRGLVQNDFANISEEQCLYQIYVDELYGGLQKPNEDEKKKLAEKKAQIGYTYEDSTVPEQDARSDKGDEENSENSESEEDEVIPDIDVEVDVDELSPEQVMELNKMATPYGMADGDFVWMLRKDKEEVEAIKHAKALEAEKAMYSGRRSRRQRREFREKYMKGRQISPPSYARRDSPTYDPYKRPQSESSSESRSRSRSPGNDKITFITSFGGSDEEGAATTQALPSAQSSHAPSNPAGHSRGSRRRRSSSSRSSYSSRSSSRRSSRSSSRSRRGRRVRGGRDRDGRYSRSHSRRRSDSRSRQRGGGGGASSSRRRYERTRSRSTERDRDRGRHYAPRRRTRSRSLSRSVDRSRRGGRSSRSRSHSRSADRSRRCGRGSGYRRGGASSSRSPSRSLPTSRSPSPSSRSSQAATTALSDKLRKPDTPGGKETGAAKPKMTPQEKLKLRMQRALNKQSKADKKAAQVKIQQQEHKRQEREGVLRAMARKIRMKEKLTDDVCCRERERREKERDEWERQYGRQSHSPSPSSKYGRDYSSSRRRSRSRSRSPYYRY; from the exons ATGTGGCAGGAGGCTCGCAAACATGAGCGCAAGTTGCGCGGTATGATGGTGGACTACAAGCGCCGTGGGGAGCGACGGCGGGAATACTATGAAAAAATC AAGAAGGATCCAGCCCAGTTCCTGCAGGTTCATGGCCGTACCTATAAAATCCACCTCGATTCGGCTGTAGCCCTGGCTGCTGAGAGTCCTGTCAACAT GATGCCTTGGCAGGGAGACCCCAATAACATGATTGACAGGTTCGATGTGAGGGCGCACCTGGACTACATTCCTATGTACACACCTACTCTTTTAAACACCAC TACCCCTGAGCAGGAGTCTGAGGAAAGGAAATGCAATTATGAACGCTACAGAGGCCTGGTGCAGAATGATTTTGCAAATA TCTCTGAGGAGCAGTGTTTGTACCAGATATATGTGGATGAACTATATGGTGGCCTACAAAAACCAAATGAGGACGAGAAGAAAAA GCTGGCTGAAAAGAAGGCTCAGATCGGCTACACGTATGAGGACAGCACAGTACCCGAACAGGATGCGCGGTCAGACAAAGGAGATGAGGAGAACTCGGAGAACAGCGAGTCAGAAGAGGATGAAGTGATCCCTGACATCG ATGTTGAGGTCGACGTGGACGAGCTGAGCCCGGAGCAGGTGATGGAGCTAAACAAGATGGCCACGCCATACGGCATGGCAGACGGAGACTTTGTCTG GATGTTGAGAAAGGACAAAGAGGAAGTGGAGGCCATAAAGCATGCCAAAGCACTGGAGGCAGAAAAGGCAATGTACTCG GGCCGGCGATCCcgcagacagaggagagagttCCGGGAGAAGTATATGAAGGGCAGGCAAATCAGCCCTCCCAG cTATGCCAGAAGAGACAGCCCGACCTATGACCCCTACAAACG ACCCCAGTCTGAGTCAAGTTCAGAGTCGCGCTCTCGCTCGCGTTCCCCAGGCAACGATAAGATCACCTTCATTACCAGCTTTGGGGGCAGTGACGAAGAGGGTGCCGCGACCACACAAGCCCTGCCTTCTGCACAGTCAAGCCACGCCCCCTCCAACCCTGCAGGTCATAGCAGGGGCTCCCG CAGGAGGCGTTCCTCCTCCAGTCGTTCTTCCTACTCCTCGCGCTCCTCCTCGCGCCGTTCGTCCCGCTCATCCTCCCGGTCTAGGCGTGGACGGCGTGTGCGTGGGGGCCGCGACCGCGATGGGCGATACTCGCGATCACACTCGAGGCGGCGCTCTGACTCCAGATCACGGCAGCGTGGAGGAGGCGGTGGTGCCAGCAGCTCCAGGAGACGCTACGAGCGCACGCGCTCCCgctccacagagagagaccgggaCAGGGGGAGGCACTATGCACCACGCAGGCGAACTAG GTCGCGCTCTCTTTCACGGTCAGTTGACCGCAGTCGCCGAGGTGGGCGGAGTTCTCggtctcgctctcactctcgctcAGCTGACCGTAGCCGCCGATGTGGGCGGGGTTCTGGTTACAGGAGGGGCGGAGCCAGCAGCAGTCGAAGCCCATCCCGCTCCCTTCCCACCAGCCGTAGCCCCTCCCCGTCCTCCCGCTCCAGCCAGGCCGCGACAACCGCTCTCTCTGACAAACTGAGAAA GCCTGACACTCCGGGTGGTAAAGAGACGGGAGCTGCCAAA CCCAAGATGACCCCCCAAGAAAAGCTGAAGCTTCGCATGCAGAGGGCCCTCAACAAACAAT CCAAGGCGGATAAGAAGGCAGCACAGGTCAAAATCCAGCAGCAGGAGCACAAACGAcag GAACGAGAAGGAGTCCTAAGAGCTATGGCACGCAAAATACGCATGAA AGAAAAGCTGACGGATGATGTGTGTTGCAGGGAGCGAGAGCggcgggagaaagagagggacgAGTGGGAGCGTCAGTATGGCCGTCAAAGCCACTCGCCTTCCCCAAGCTCCAAATACG GTCGAGATTACAGTTCATCCAGGCG GAGGTCCCGCTCCAGGTCACGGAGTCCGTACTATCGCTACTGA
- the clasrp gene encoding CLK4-associating serine/arginine rich protein isoform X4 has product MWQEARKHERKLRGMMVDYKRRGERRREYYEKIKKDPAQFLQVHGRTYKIHLDSAVALAAESPVNMMPWQGDPNNMIDRFDVRAHLDYIPMYTPTLLNTTTPEQESEERKCNYERYRGLVQNDFANISEEQCLYQIYVDELYGGLQKPNEDEKKKLAEKKAQIGYTYEDSTVPEQDARSDKGDEENSENSESEEDEVIPDIDVEVDVDELSPEQVMELNKMATPYGMADGDFVWMLRKDKEEVEAIKHAKALEAEKAMYSGRRSRRQRREFREKYMKGRQISPPSYARRDSPTYDPYKRPQSESSSESRSRSRSPGNDKITFITSFGGSDEEGAATTQALPSAQSSHAPSNPAGHSRGSRRRRSSSSRSSYSSRSSSRRSSRSSSRSRRGRRVRGGRDRDGRYSRSHSRRRSDSRSRQRGGGGGASSSRRRYERTRSRSTERDRDRGRHYAPRRRTRSRSLSRSVDRSRRGGRSSRSRSHSRSADRSRRCGRGSGYRRGGASSSRSPSRSLPTSRSPSPSSRSSQAATTALSDKLRKPDTPGGKETGAAKVTQDDPPRKAEASHAEGPQQTIQGG; this is encoded by the exons ATGTGGCAGGAGGCTCGCAAACATGAGCGCAAGTTGCGCGGTATGATGGTGGACTACAAGCGCCGTGGGGAGCGACGGCGGGAATACTATGAAAAAATC AAGAAGGATCCAGCCCAGTTCCTGCAGGTTCATGGCCGTACCTATAAAATCCACCTCGATTCGGCTGTAGCCCTGGCTGCTGAGAGTCCTGTCAACAT GATGCCTTGGCAGGGAGACCCCAATAACATGATTGACAGGTTCGATGTGAGGGCGCACCTGGACTACATTCCTATGTACACACCTACTCTTTTAAACACCAC TACCCCTGAGCAGGAGTCTGAGGAAAGGAAATGCAATTATGAACGCTACAGAGGCCTGGTGCAGAATGATTTTGCAAATA TCTCTGAGGAGCAGTGTTTGTACCAGATATATGTGGATGAACTATATGGTGGCCTACAAAAACCAAATGAGGACGAGAAGAAAAA GCTGGCTGAAAAGAAGGCTCAGATCGGCTACACGTATGAGGACAGCACAGTACCCGAACAGGATGCGCGGTCAGACAAAGGAGATGAGGAGAACTCGGAGAACAGCGAGTCAGAAGAGGATGAAGTGATCCCTGACATCG ATGTTGAGGTCGACGTGGACGAGCTGAGCCCGGAGCAGGTGATGGAGCTAAACAAGATGGCCACGCCATACGGCATGGCAGACGGAGACTTTGTCTG GATGTTGAGAAAGGACAAAGAGGAAGTGGAGGCCATAAAGCATGCCAAAGCACTGGAGGCAGAAAAGGCAATGTACTCG GGCCGGCGATCCcgcagacagaggagagagttCCGGGAGAAGTATATGAAGGGCAGGCAAATCAGCCCTCCCAG cTATGCCAGAAGAGACAGCCCGACCTATGACCCCTACAAACG ACCCCAGTCTGAGTCAAGTTCAGAGTCGCGCTCTCGCTCGCGTTCCCCAGGCAACGATAAGATCACCTTCATTACCAGCTTTGGGGGCAGTGACGAAGAGGGTGCCGCGACCACACAAGCCCTGCCTTCTGCACAGTCAAGCCACGCCCCCTCCAACCCTGCAGGTCATAGCAGGGGCTCCCG CAGGAGGCGTTCCTCCTCCAGTCGTTCTTCCTACTCCTCGCGCTCCTCCTCGCGCCGTTCGTCCCGCTCATCCTCCCGGTCTAGGCGTGGACGGCGTGTGCGTGGGGGCCGCGACCGCGATGGGCGATACTCGCGATCACACTCGAGGCGGCGCTCTGACTCCAGATCACGGCAGCGTGGAGGAGGCGGTGGTGCCAGCAGCTCCAGGAGACGCTACGAGCGCACGCGCTCCCgctccacagagagagaccgggaCAGGGGGAGGCACTATGCACCACGCAGGCGAACTAG GTCGCGCTCTCTTTCACGGTCAGTTGACCGCAGTCGCCGAGGTGGGCGGAGTTCTCggtctcgctctcactctcgctcAGCTGACCGTAGCCGCCGATGTGGGCGGGGTTCTGGTTACAGGAGGGGCGGAGCCAGCAGCAGTCGAAGCCCATCCCGCTCCCTTCCCACCAGCCGTAGCCCCTCCCCGTCCTCCCGCTCCAGCCAGGCCGCGACAACCGCTCTCTCTGACAAACTGAGAAA GCCTGACACTCCGGGTGGTAAAGAGACGGGAGCTGCCAAAGTCA CCCAAGATGACCCCCCAAGAAAAGCTGAAGCTTCGCATGCAGAGGGCCCTCAACAAACAAT CCAAGGCGGATAA